A window of the Brumimicrobium sp. genome harbors these coding sequences:
- a CDS encoding cbb3-type cytochrome c oxidase subunit I, with protein MANDTNNSSSDKKELIHSPIISKPWFYLSIGSLLLAGLMSLAFIFGRAPFISKIFTDPMWVKRVLVVHVDLALIIFLYSFICGMFLLIPRNNTKLILQKPALYLAIIGTLILIFNLAIPNTTPVLNNYVPVLDHKLYLVGLLLFGISLIMVIANRYLFFNYSKYEELEFKILAKDAIPALQASAILFIVSIILFVISYFQTEKGLPTQTYYEFMMWGGGHILQFVNAAATVAVWLMLFKKITKRTALSYKFSAILFIIYVIPPLFSPLLIQDGTSSGTYYIGFSQYMRWGIFPIVSTIIIVLFYQLWKAGKEKLYEEKALQNPLFNGLIVSMTFMSLGFLIGASIRGLGPNTLTPAHYHSTLGSVTIAFMTATYVLMEVYGKPFPTVKVKKLAAKQPFVFGIGMLLFVIGFAYAGSHGLERKKFGTDQIIATNEAMIGLIIAGIGGLLAVTGGIMFLIAIWKSFKGAK; from the coding sequence ATGGCTAACGATACAAACAATTCCTCATCAGATAAAAAAGAATTAATACATTCTCCTATTATTTCTAAACCTTGGTTTTACTTAAGTATTGGATCACTTTTATTGGCGGGATTAATGTCACTTGCCTTTATCTTTGGTAGAGCTCCTTTTATCAGTAAAATATTTACGGATCCTATGTGGGTAAAGCGTGTATTAGTTGTACATGTTGATTTAGCATTGATTATTTTCTTGTATTCATTCATTTGTGGGATGTTTTTATTAATCCCCCGAAACAACACTAAACTTATATTACAAAAGCCTGCTTTGTACTTAGCCATTATAGGAACGCTCATATTAATTTTTAATTTAGCTATTCCCAATACGACACCAGTATTAAATAACTATGTACCTGTATTAGATCATAAATTATATCTAGTTGGTTTACTTCTTTTTGGGATTTCTTTGATCATGGTTATTGCGAATCGTTATTTATTTTTTAATTATTCAAAGTATGAAGAATTAGAATTCAAAATTTTAGCGAAAGATGCTATCCCTGCACTTCAAGCTTCTGCTATCCTATTTATTGTAAGTATTATCTTATTTGTCATCTCATACTTTCAAACTGAAAAAGGATTACCTACCCAAACATATTATGAGTTTATGATGTGGGGAGGAGGACATATTCTTCAGTTCGTTAATGCAGCAGCGACAGTTGCAGTATGGCTAATGCTATTTAAAAAGATTACCAAACGTACAGCACTTAGTTATAAATTTTCAGCTATCTTATTTATTATTTATGTAATTCCACCTCTTTTTTCTCCACTTTTAATACAAGATGGAACATCATCTGGAACCTATTATATTGGTTTCTCACAGTATATGCGCTGGGGTATTTTCCCTATCGTTTCTACCATTATTATTGTACTTTTCTATCAACTTTGGAAAGCAGGAAAAGAGAAATTATATGAAGAGAAGGCACTACAAAACCCACTCTTTAATGGATTGATTGTAAGTATGACCTTTATGTCCCTAGGTTTCTTGATTGGTGCATCAATTCGTGGTTTAGGCCCAAACACCCTGACTCCAGCACATTATCATTCCACATTAGGATCAGTAACAATCGCATTTATGACAGCTACCTATGTCTTAATGGAAGTATATGGAAAACCTTTCCCAACAGTAAAGGTGAAAAAATTAGCAGCCAAACAACCTTTTGTCTTTGGAATTGGAATGCTCTTATTTGTTATCGGTTTTGCTTATGCCGGGTCACACGGATTAGAACGTAAGAAATTTGGAACCGATCAGATTATTGCCACAAACGAAGCCATGATAGGACTCATCATTGCAGGTATTGGAGGTTTACTCGCAGTAACAGGAGGAATCATGTTTTTAATCGCTATTTGGAAAAGTTTCAAGGGAGCTAAATAG
- the mfd gene encoding transcription-repair coupling factor encodes MDIQSVQKEFQKLETVKETIDRLRSRPAFIQWRGVVGSGKAFAASVVTEQVPGHHLFILQDKEEAAYFLNDLQSIYGDDQRIVFYPSSFKIPYQLEKTDNANVVSRTEALDLISKNPNSLIITYPKALFEKVPTKQRIEDNSFKVERGRDYDIEFLNEFLMEQGFSIVDFVYEPGQFAIRGGILDIFSYSNDHPYRLEFFGDEIESIRSFDPVTQLSVKEHGFFHIVPHIQISLKKEENGSFLSFLGSNTQVWLSSYKEILGQLENEYKKAAEIFDNLPDTGVKHSPPADLFFHPSEFEKQIALFSQVEWGPDYTHHEAYRIDFNQKAQPAFNKNFEILSQELVLKKKSAFHNYIFSNQPKQIERIIDILKDMGEKAEFTPIHQAIHEGFVDESLKLVCYTDHQLFERYHRFRLKEGFKQAQQALTLKELQSLQKGDFVTHIDHGVGRFSGLETIDVNGKPQEAIRLVYKDNDVLYVSIHSLHRISKFTGKDGTPPTMHKLGSQTWSKLKQKTKKRIKEIAFDLIQLYAKRKSQPGFAFSPDTYLQHELEASFIYEDTPDQLKATEAVKRDMEKDIPMDRLICGDVGFGKTEVAVRAAFKAATDGKQVAVLVPTTILSLQHYRSFSERLKDFPVRVDYVNRFKSTAKTTETLKDLADGKIDILIGTHKMASNNVKFKNLGLIIIDEEQKFGVSVKDKLKTLKATVDTLTLTATPIPRTLQFSLMGARDLSVINTSPPNRQPVLTEVIEFNEEVIRDAISYEISRNGQVYFVHNRLENIQEVSGMIQRLCPGVRVGIGHGQMDGAKLEKVMMDFINHEYDVLLATTIIESGIDIANANTIIINHAHNFGLSDLHQLRGRVGRSNRKGFCYLIAPRYNMLTSEAQKRLNALVQFSDLGSGFSIAMKDLDIRGAGNLLGGEQSGFIADIGFDMYQKILNEAIEELRETEFKQLFEERETDDFQQHTQECVLETDLEIRIPDDYVNNVNERLSLYQDLDNLDNPNDLKTFKNGLIDRFGPLPQSVEDLFLSLQLRWKAQEIGFVRLVIKSQKMIGYFNENPEHSYYQGPKFTQVLNYIQRNPKGVKMSEKDNRLRLIYSDVKDINDALTRLSEVMMPL; translated from the coding sequence GTGGATATTCAAAGTGTACAAAAGGAATTTCAGAAACTTGAAACGGTTAAAGAAACAATCGATAGACTTCGTAGTAGACCTGCGTTTATCCAGTGGAGAGGAGTTGTAGGCTCAGGGAAAGCTTTTGCAGCTAGTGTTGTAACTGAACAGGTTCCGGGACATCATCTATTTATCCTACAAGATAAAGAGGAAGCGGCCTATTTTCTGAATGATTTACAAAGTATTTACGGTGATGATCAACGCATCGTATTTTATCCGTCTTCTTTTAAAATCCCCTATCAATTAGAAAAAACGGACAATGCTAATGTAGTTAGTAGAACGGAGGCACTTGATTTAATTTCTAAGAATCCTAATTCCCTGATAATAACTTATCCAAAAGCACTTTTTGAAAAAGTACCCACTAAACAACGCATCGAAGATAATTCCTTTAAAGTTGAAAGAGGAAGGGATTATGATATTGAATTTTTGAACGAATTTCTGATGGAACAAGGTTTTTCCATTGTTGATTTTGTATATGAACCAGGACAATTTGCGATAAGAGGAGGTATTCTGGATATTTTTTCCTATTCTAATGATCATCCCTATCGATTGGAGTTTTTTGGTGACGAGATAGAATCTATACGATCTTTTGATCCGGTAACACAATTGTCAGTTAAAGAACATGGGTTTTTCCATATTGTACCTCATATCCAAATCTCTTTGAAGAAAGAAGAAAATGGAAGTTTTCTATCCTTCTTAGGGTCAAATACACAAGTTTGGCTCAGTTCATATAAAGAGATTCTTGGTCAATTAGAAAATGAATACAAGAAAGCAGCTGAGATTTTTGATAATTTACCCGATACAGGAGTAAAACATAGCCCTCCCGCCGATTTATTTTTTCACCCAAGTGAATTTGAAAAACAAATTGCCTTATTTTCTCAAGTGGAGTGGGGACCTGATTATACGCATCACGAAGCATATAGAATTGATTTTAATCAGAAAGCACAACCAGCTTTTAATAAGAACTTTGAGATTTTATCTCAAGAGTTGGTATTAAAGAAAAAATCAGCCTTCCATAATTATATATTCTCCAATCAACCTAAACAAATTGAGCGTATTATTGATATTCTTAAAGATATGGGTGAAAAGGCTGAATTTACCCCTATTCATCAGGCGATACATGAAGGATTTGTGGATGAATCGTTGAAGTTAGTTTGCTATACAGATCATCAATTATTTGAACGTTATCATAGATTCCGCTTAAAAGAAGGTTTCAAGCAAGCACAACAAGCTTTAACTCTCAAAGAATTACAGAGTCTCCAAAAAGGTGATTTTGTAACACACATTGATCATGGGGTTGGTCGTTTTAGCGGTTTGGAAACGATTGATGTCAATGGCAAACCACAGGAAGCCATTCGTTTAGTATATAAAGATAATGATGTGTTGTATGTTTCCATCCACTCACTACATCGTATCTCTAAGTTTACTGGTAAAGATGGAACACCGCCAACCATGCATAAATTAGGTTCTCAAACCTGGTCGAAATTAAAGCAAAAAACAAAGAAAAGAATAAAGGAGATTGCCTTTGATTTGATTCAATTGTATGCCAAGCGAAAGAGTCAGCCTGGTTTTGCTTTCTCTCCTGATACTTATTTACAGCATGAGTTAGAAGCTTCCTTTATTTATGAAGATACGCCAGATCAATTAAAAGCAACGGAAGCTGTAAAACGAGATATGGAGAAGGATATTCCAATGGATCGTTTGATTTGTGGTGATGTTGGATTTGGAAAAACAGAAGTTGCTGTACGTGCCGCTTTTAAAGCAGCTACAGATGGGAAACAAGTGGCTGTTTTAGTACCAACTACGATTCTTTCTTTACAACATTACAGAAGTTTTTCAGAACGTTTAAAGGATTTTCCCGTGCGAGTTGATTATGTTAACCGTTTTAAGTCAACTGCTAAAACAACGGAAACACTGAAAGATTTAGCTGATGGCAAAATTGATATCCTGATAGGGACTCACAAAATGGCATCTAATAATGTTAAGTTTAAAAATTTAGGTTTGATCATTATTGATGAAGAGCAGAAATTTGGTGTTTCTGTAAAGGATAAATTAAAAACGTTGAAAGCTACGGTTGATACGTTAACTCTAACAGCTACACCGATTCCACGTACACTTCAGTTCTCCTTAATGGGTGCTCGTGATTTAAGTGTTATTAATACATCTCCTCCTAATCGACAACCAGTACTTACAGAAGTTATTGAATTTAATGAAGAAGTCATTCGGGATGCTATTTCGTATGAGATAAGTCGTAATGGGCAGGTATATTTTGTCCATAATCGATTAGAAAACATTCAGGAAGTTTCCGGAATGATACAACGTTTGTGTCCAGGAGTTCGCGTTGGCATTGGTCATGGTCAAATGGATGGTGCTAAATTGGAGAAAGTTATGATGGATTTCATCAATCACGAATATGATGTGTTGTTAGCAACTACGATTATTGAATCAGGTATTGACATTGCTAATGCAAATACGATTATCATTAATCATGCGCATAATTTTGGTTTGAGCGATTTACACCAGTTGCGTGGTAGAGTAGGACGATCTAATCGAAAAGGATTTTGTTATCTGATAGCCCCCAGATATAATATGCTAACTTCAGAAGCACAGAAACGTTTAAACGCACTGGTACAATTTTCAGATTTAGGTTCTGGATTTAGTATTGCTATGAAAGATTTAGATATTCGAGGAGCTGGAAACTTATTAGGGGGAGAACAAAGTGGATTTATTGCTGATATAGGTTTCGATATGTACCAAAAAATCCTCAATGAAGCAATCGAAGAGTTAAGGGAGACAGAATTTAAACAACTTTTTGAAGAGAGAGAAACGGATGATTTTCAACAACATACACAAGAATGTGTATTAGAGACTGACTTGGAAATTCGCATTCCAGATGATTATGTAAATAATGTCAATGAACGTTTGTCTCTCTATCAAGATTTAGATAATCTGGATAATCCAAACGATTTAAAAACGTTTAAAAACGGTTTGATTGATCGTTTTGGTCCGCTTCCACAGTCCGTAGAGGATTTATTTTTATCTCTCCAGCTTAGATGGAAGGCTCAAGAGATTGGGTTTGTACGCTTGGTCATTAAATCTCAAAAAATGATTGGGTATTTTAATGAGAATCCAGAACATAGCTATTATCAAGGGCCTAAATTCACTCAAGTATTGAATTATATTCAGCGTAATCCCAAGGGAGTAAAGATGAGTGAAAAAGATAATAGATTACGTCTAATCTACTCAGATGTGAAAGATATTAATGATGCTCTAACACGTTTAAGTGAGGTAATGATGCCTTTATAA
- a CDS encoding peptidylprolyl isomerase codes for MALIGKIREKSWLLVIVVGVAMLAFIIGDFNKSSGQQEDVYGIGTVNGEKMDEPKYENYLNNARNNIFQSKQMQNPGQQATFTRQDEMNARNQAWRTSVVEKLMDNEYKKLGLIVDEFELDNILYGENGYTPSSLSAQFTDSVTGQFAPEELRKALNSLQESNDPNQVKQYQSILDYVRQVRLEEKYTTLLTSGVHTTSLEAKKEYYNTKTVKNVSYVYQAFARIPDGAIGDPTEEEMLAYFNKHKEEGIYKQKASRKIAYFSMYVFPSDADTANAVEFLNKLAPKFKETNKDSAFVLKYSDEKVFASDSTAMARPENSGVPYGNIYPLTIASQMENAKVGDLVGPYISNKGAVLSKVLKFIPEKTATVRHILLTAQTPEAVETAQKKADSIIKVIKTKHNFEEMVTEFSQDPGSVSNGGKYEKFTQGMMVPEFNDFSFQKPIGTLGSVKTSYGIHIIEVLGREETNRPVIASIVKSIVPSKITVDNTNSIASSIIFQLDDLFKNKNAEEHAQLFDSIAKLNASSVRFEIIRDDNPQLAGGFSEIAEGKFLRLAYEEGVKEGNISSSPIRDHDQIMVAYVASVITEGVPTFDLVKDQINTQVRKEKQAQYLIDNMVAFGKDLKKMAESLGVDIISEGVTFSARNLQVGSEPELVGVIFSGLADGETSIPVKGQNGVFVVRIDATADAPATEDYSAEKEQLKSQDASNLRNQFQNALIEGAQVVDNRNLRKYGIR; via the coding sequence ATGGCATTAATTGGAAAAATACGTGAAAAATCATGGCTTTTAGTGATAGTAGTAGGTGTTGCTATGCTTGCTTTTATCATTGGAGATTTTAATAAAAGTTCTGGACAACAAGAAGATGTTTATGGAATTGGTACTGTAAATGGGGAAAAAATGGATGAACCAAAATATGAGAATTATTTAAATAATGCTCGTAATAATATTTTCCAAAGCAAACAGATGCAAAACCCAGGACAACAAGCAACCTTTACTCGTCAAGATGAAATGAATGCGAGAAATCAGGCTTGGAGAACTTCTGTTGTCGAAAAGTTAATGGATAACGAATATAAAAAACTTGGCCTAATTGTGGACGAGTTTGAATTAGACAATATTTTATATGGAGAAAACGGATATACTCCTTCTAGTTTATCTGCTCAATTTACTGATTCTGTGACTGGTCAATTTGCTCCTGAAGAGTTAAGAAAAGCATTAAATTCTTTACAAGAATCTAACGACCCTAATCAGGTAAAACAATATCAAAGTATTTTAGACTACGTTCGTCAAGTTAGATTAGAAGAAAAATATACAACTTTATTAACTAGTGGGGTGCATACTACAAGCTTAGAAGCAAAGAAAGAATACTACAATACAAAAACTGTAAAGAATGTATCCTATGTATATCAAGCTTTTGCTAGAATCCCTGATGGTGCTATAGGCGATCCTACAGAAGAAGAAATGCTGGCTTACTTTAATAAACATAAAGAAGAAGGGATTTACAAGCAAAAAGCAAGTAGAAAGATTGCTTACTTCTCTATGTATGTATTTCCAAGCGATGCTGATACAGCCAACGCTGTGGAATTCTTAAACAAGTTAGCACCTAAATTCAAAGAAACAAATAAAGATTCTGCATTCGTACTAAAATATAGTGATGAGAAAGTATTTGCAAGTGATTCTACTGCAATGGCACGCCCAGAGAATTCTGGAGTTCCTTACGGGAACATCTATCCTTTGACTATAGCATCTCAGATGGAAAATGCAAAAGTAGGTGATCTAGTAGGTCCTTATATCAGTAATAAAGGAGCTGTACTTTCCAAAGTTCTTAAATTTATTCCCGAAAAGACAGCTACTGTAAGACATATTCTATTAACAGCTCAAACTCCTGAAGCTGTTGAAACAGCCCAAAAGAAAGCAGATAGTATCATCAAAGTAATTAAGACTAAACACAACTTTGAAGAAATGGTTACTGAATTTAGTCAAGATCCAGGTTCTGTTAGCAATGGTGGTAAATATGAGAAATTTACACAAGGAATGATGGTTCCTGAGTTTAATGATTTCTCTTTTCAAAAACCTATTGGAACACTTGGTAGTGTTAAAACTAGTTATGGTATTCATATCATTGAAGTGTTAGGGAGAGAGGAAACAAATAGACCTGTTATAGCTTCTATAGTAAAGAGTATTGTACCATCCAAAATAACTGTAGATAATACAAATAGTATTGCCTCAAGCATTATCTTCCAATTAGATGACTTATTCAAAAATAAGAATGCAGAAGAACATGCACAACTATTTGATTCTATCGCTAAATTAAACGCTTCTAGTGTTCGTTTTGAAATAATTAGAGATGATAACCCTCAATTAGCTGGAGGATTTAGTGAAATTGCTGAAGGTAAATTTTTACGCTTAGCGTATGAAGAAGGTGTAAAAGAAGGAAATATCAGTTCTTCTCCTATTCGTGATCATGATCAAATCATGGTGGCATACGTTGCTAGCGTTATTACTGAAGGCGTTCCTACATTTGATTTAGTAAAAGATCAAATTAACACACAAGTCCGTAAAGAAAAACAAGCACAATACTTAATTGACAATATGGTTGCTTTCGGAAAAGATTTGAAGAAAATGGCTGAGAGTTTAGGGGTTGACATTATCTCTGAAGGTGTTACTTTCTCCGCTAGAAACTTACAAGTGGGTAGTGAACCAGAATTAGTTGGTGTTATTTTCTCTGGATTAGCTGATGGTGAAACTTCTATCCCTGTTAAAGGTCAGAATGGTGTGTTTGTAGTTAGAATAGATGCAACAGCTGATGCTCCTGCTACAGAAGATTACTCTGCTGAAAAAGAACAATTAAAAAGCCAAGATGCTTCTAACCTGAGAAATCAATTCCAAAATGCATTGATTGAAGGAGCACAAGTGGTAGATAATAGAAATTTAAGAAAATACGGAATTCGTTAA
- a CDS encoding hemolysin family protein, with protein sequence MILSIILISLLASAYFSGVEIAYISANRLKIELDKQKGILSGKILARFVKDDSRFIAALLLGNNIALVVYSIWMALLLESWISPLVGGNDALVMLTQTFISTLIILILSEFLPKALFQINPNFMLRLLVLPTALIYYLLYPLTLFTVLLSNALLRIFGIKMKSDVTEFSRVDLDYYVRDLNERMEERGGELDNEMQILQNALDFSELRARDCMIPRTDIVSLDIECTIEELQQKFIESGLSKILIYRNSIDNIIGYVHSFELFKKPERVKEILIPIAFVPEALLAKNLLEIFAKQHGNIAVVVDEYGGTSGLVTIEDVVEEIFGDIEDEHDKDELIEQRIDERTFLFSARQYIDYLNETYDFGLEESNEYETLGGLILYHLEDIPTEGDILKLGKYTIEIKSVSERRIELIQMKLDED encoded by the coding sequence ATGATTCTCAGCATCATTTTAATTTCTTTATTAGCATCAGCTTATTTTTCTGGAGTCGAAATAGCTTATATAAGTGCCAATCGTTTAAAAATCGAGTTAGACAAACAGAAAGGTATTCTTTCAGGAAAGATTTTAGCACGTTTTGTAAAAGATGATAGCAGATTTATTGCAGCTCTTTTATTAGGAAATAATATCGCATTGGTTGTATATAGTATTTGGATGGCACTTTTATTAGAGTCATGGATTTCACCTTTAGTCGGTGGAAACGACGCGCTAGTTATGCTAACCCAAACTTTTATTTCCACATTAATCATACTTATTTTATCTGAATTTCTACCTAAGGCACTTTTTCAAATTAATCCTAACTTTATGCTACGATTATTAGTGCTTCCAACTGCTCTTATTTATTACTTACTTTATCCTCTCACCCTATTTACGGTTCTATTAAGCAATGCCTTACTCCGCATTTTTGGAATCAAAATGAAAAGTGACGTGACTGAATTTTCACGTGTAGATTTAGATTATTATGTGCGTGATTTAAATGAACGCATGGAAGAAAGAGGAGGTGAACTGGATAACGAAATGCAAATTTTACAGAATGCATTAGATTTCTCCGAATTACGAGCACGTGATTGCATGATTCCTAGAACAGATATCGTTTCCCTAGATATTGAATGTACTATTGAGGAACTACAACAAAAGTTTATTGAAAGCGGATTATCTAAAATCTTGATTTATAGAAACTCTATTGACAATATCATCGGATATGTTCACAGTTTTGAACTTTTTAAAAAACCCGAAAGAGTAAAAGAAATTCTGATACCGATTGCTTTTGTTCCAGAAGCGCTCCTAGCTAAAAATTTATTAGAAATATTTGCCAAACAACATGGGAATATAGCTGTAGTAGTAGATGAATATGGCGGAACTTCAGGCTTGGTAACTATTGAGGACGTAGTAGAAGAAATTTTTGGAGATATTGAGGATGAACACGATAAGGATGAACTCATAGAACAACGCATAGATGAGAGGACATTCTTATTTTCAGCACGACAATATATTGACTACTTAAATGAAACCTATGATTTTGGATTAGAAGAATCTAATGAATATGAAACCTTAGGAGGTTTAATTCTCTACCATTTAGAAGATATTCCAACAGAAGGAGATATTCTAAAATTAGGTAAATATACTATAGAGATTAAAAGCGTAAGTGAGCGTAGAATTGAGCTGATACAGATGAAACTAGATGAAGATTAA
- the purD gene encoding phosphoribosylamine--glycine ligase, whose amino-acid sequence MNVLLLGSGGREHALAWKIARSSILDNLYIAPGNAGTSDFGLNLDIDPCNFTAVKEAVISRKINMVIVGPEAPLVEGIVDFFRNDSELSSIAIIGPSKEGAQLEGSKDFAKDFMNRHGIPTAKHQTFTKENIKEGFAFIDSLKPPYVLKADGLAAGKGVLILNDIHEAKKEFSSMLLDDKFGVAGKKVVIEEFLKGIEVSCFVLTDGEGFKVLPEAKDYKKIGENDTGLNTGGMGAVSPVPFAKGKFLDKVYNQVIVPTIKGLKADKIDYKGFIFIGIINVGGEPYVIEYNCRMGDPETEVVIPRIKSDIMDLFEGVATQTLSERDLEIDERTAATVMMVSGGYPEKYQKGKTIYGLNVPTSSLIFHAGTVADGPAVLSSGGRVLSITSFGKDVETATENSYITIENIEFEGAYYRKDIGKDLI is encoded by the coding sequence ATGAACGTATTGTTATTAGGATCTGGAGGAAGAGAGCATGCTCTTGCTTGGAAAATAGCTAGAAGTAGCATATTAGATAATTTATATATCGCACCAGGCAATGCGGGTACTAGTGATTTTGGTCTTAATTTAGACATTGACCCATGTAATTTTACAGCGGTAAAAGAAGCTGTGATTAGTAGAAAAATTAACATGGTTATTGTTGGACCCGAAGCGCCATTAGTCGAAGGGATCGTTGATTTCTTTAGAAATGATTCAGAATTATCTTCTATAGCTATTATTGGCCCAAGCAAAGAAGGAGCTCAACTTGAAGGGAGTAAAGATTTTGCAAAAGACTTCATGAATCGACATGGCATACCAACAGCCAAACATCAAACATTTACCAAAGAAAATATCAAAGAGGGTTTTGCTTTCATAGACTCATTAAAACCTCCATACGTACTAAAAGCAGATGGTTTAGCTGCTGGAAAAGGAGTATTAATTTTAAACGATATTCACGAAGCTAAGAAGGAATTTTCTTCAATGTTATTGGATGATAAATTTGGTGTTGCAGGAAAGAAGGTTGTTATAGAAGAATTTTTAAAAGGCATTGAAGTTTCTTGTTTTGTATTAACAGATGGAGAAGGATTCAAAGTGCTTCCTGAAGCAAAAGATTATAAAAAAATTGGAGAAAATGATACAGGACTCAATACCGGAGGAATGGGCGCCGTGTCCCCAGTTCCTTTTGCAAAAGGTAAATTTTTAGATAAAGTATATAATCAGGTGATTGTTCCCACGATTAAAGGGCTTAAAGCAGACAAAATAGATTATAAAGGTTTCATCTTTATTGGAATTATTAATGTTGGAGGAGAGCCATACGTTATTGAATACAACTGTCGTATGGGAGATCCTGAAACTGAAGTGGTAATTCCACGTATTAAATCGGATATCATGGATTTATTTGAAGGTGTTGCCACACAAACACTTTCTGAAAGAGATCTAGAAATAGATGAAAGAACAGCCGCAACGGTTATGATGGTTTCAGGAGGATATCCCGAAAAGTATCAAAAAGGTAAAACTATTTATGGGTTAAATGTTCCTACCTCCAGTCTGATTTTTCACGCCGGAACAGTAGCGGATGGACCTGCGGTTTTATCTAGTGGAGGTCGTGTCCTTTCAATAACATCTTTTGGAAAAGATGTGGAAACCGCAACCGAAAATTCATATATTACCATAGAAAATATTGAATTTGAAGGTGCATATTACAGAAAAGATATTGGAAAAGATTTGATATAA
- a CDS encoding peptidoglycan DD-metalloendopeptidase family protein, with translation MRNRKNSVTKNIIRLAKVALLVATISLLTFCNSTSKNISSNYPADTLKIQKQMLFGFDLNLYDVHYDTVKSGWTWNNLFADFEIGQHAINQLVERLRDNLFGMKYIVAGKPFAVFKPKTKNKSPLLVYETDALSYVTMQFEDDTVKLNKAYRPVELVEKTISGTIAQNSNLSNELNKQFSSYNMTATISEAIEGIYGWSIDFFKLQVGDKFITVFDEQVVDGVPYKIDRIKYIWFEHAGKGLYAFYYNDSINGITGYYDEAGNEMKRPFLMAPVQYSRISSGFSASRFHPVQKRFKAHLGTDYAAPTGTPIQATADGTIEKAARSEYNGIFVKIRHNSVYETQYLHMSKIADGIRPGVRVKQGQTIGYVGQTGLATGPHVCYRFWKNGQQIDHRAETFPKSEPMKESAKPAYLEYISPLKENIDKEIVKIKKVGKPVV, from the coding sequence ATGAGAAATAGAAAAAACTCCGTAACAAAAAATATAATACGACTTGCTAAAGTTGCTCTTCTTGTGGCTACTATAAGTTTGTTAACTTTTTGTAACTCAACATCCAAGAATATTTCGTCTAATTATCCAGCAGATACATTGAAAATACAAAAGCAAATGCTTTTTGGCTTTGATTTAAATCTATATGATGTTCATTATGATACCGTTAAGAGTGGATGGACATGGAATAATCTTTTTGCCGATTTTGAAATTGGGCAGCACGCTATTAATCAATTGGTTGAAAGATTGAGAGATAATTTATTTGGAATGAAATATATTGTGGCGGGTAAACCATTTGCTGTTTTCAAACCTAAAACCAAAAATAAATCTCCCCTTCTTGTTTATGAAACTGATGCACTTTCATACGTTACTATGCAGTTTGAAGATGATACTGTTAAATTAAATAAAGCATATAGACCTGTAGAACTTGTTGAGAAGACAATTAGTGGGACTATTGCACAGAACTCCAACCTTTCTAACGAGTTAAACAAGCAATTTTCTTCTTATAACATGACAGCAACCATCTCTGAAGCTATTGAAGGTATTTATGGTTGGAGTATCGACTTTTTTAAATTGCAGGTAGGAGATAAGTTTATTACTGTATTTGATGAACAAGTTGTGGATGGTGTACCTTATAAAATTGATAGAATTAAGTATATATGGTTTGAGCATGCAGGAAAAGGATTATATGCTTTCTATTACAATGATTCTATTAATGGTATAACAGGCTATTATGACGAAGCAGGGAATGAGATGAAGAGACCTTTCTTAATGGCTCCCGTACAATACTCGCGCATTAGTTCAGGTTTTTCTGCCAGCCGTTTTCATCCGGTTCAAAAGAGATTTAAAGCACACCTAGGAACGGATTATGCTGCGCCAACTGGAACACCTATTCAAGCAACTGCTGATGGTACTATTGAAAAAGCAGCCAGAAGTGAATACAACGGGATTTTTGTTAAAATAAGACATAATTCAGTATATGAAACGCAATATTTACACATGAGTAAAATTGCAGATGGAATTCGTCCGGGAGTACGTGTGAAACAAGGACAAACTATTGGATATGTTGGACAAACGGGATTAGCTACGGGTCCTCATGTTTGCTATCGATTTTGGAAAAATGGTCAGCAAATAGACCATCGAGCAGAAACCTTCCCAAAATCTGAACCAATGAAAGAATCAGCTAAACCTGCTTATCTTGAATATATTTCTCCATTAAAAGAAAATATAGACAAAGAGATTGTTAAAATAAAGAAGGTAGGTAAACCTGTAGTATAA